A genomic region of Tamandua tetradactyla isolate mTamTet1 chromosome 2, mTamTet1.pri, whole genome shotgun sequence contains the following coding sequences:
- the TPD52L3 gene encoding tumor protein D55, translated as MTSNCHHESGWCQDRLGCTGLRRLGRKSRLRDPKLARPSRCWEVGPAGEASTPHIRTPTDRPLGIHSSCKGMDSSHLEPDPSGQESDSTSLDFNSAGQNYFSTVQEFDSLYQELDLDSLNEDLLSQSVAEASAGTFETHPISEPKDLTDAEQKELKSELTKLEAEIVTLRHALAAKERRCGELKRKLGLAALVGLRQNLSKSWHDVQVSNAHMKQKTSAALSTVGSSICRKLGDMKKSATFKSFECLMGTFKSKATGGRELVSDCLPSPAGSGEDQLLVRSCEEDLFPFPRSGDDPLPVPEPE; from the coding sequence ATGACGTCCAACTGCCACCACGAGAGCGGCTGGTGCCAGGATCGCCTGGGTTGTACGGGACTCCGCCGTTTGGGCCGGAAGTCCCGCCTTCGCGACCCCAAGTTGGCCAGACCCAGCCGTTGCTGGGAAGTGGGACCCGCAGGCGAGGCATCCACTCCCCACATCAGGACACCGACCGACCGGCCCCTAGGCATACATTCCAGCTGTAAAGGTATGGATTCTTCCCACCTAGAGCCCGACCCCAGTGGCCAAGAATCTGACTCCACAAGCCTGGATTTCAACTCTGCGGGCCAAAATTATTTCTCCACCGTCCAAGAATTCGACTCTCTTTACCAAGAATTGGACCTAGACTCACTTAACGAAGATCTCCTTTCCCAGTCCGTGGCAGAAGCCTCTGCAGGCACATTTGAAACCCATCCAATTTCTGAACCAAAGGATCTAACGGATGCGGAGCAAAAGGAGCTCAAATCTGAGCTCACTAAATTGGAAGCGGAAATTGTAACCCTCCGCCATGCCTTGGCCGCCAAAGAGAGACGCTGCGGGGAGCTCAAGAGAAAGCTGGGCCTAGCAGCCTTGGTAGGGCTGAGGCAGAATCTGTCCAAGAGTTGGCATGATGTCCAGGTCTCCAACGCCCACATGAAACAAAAGACATCAGCTGCCCTGTCCACTGTGGGCTCTTCCATATGCCGGAAGCTTGGAGATATGAAGAAGTCGGCCACCTTCAAATCTTTTGAATGTCTTATGGGGACATTTAAGTCCAAAGCCACAGGTGGCAGAGAGCTTGTTAGTGACTGCCTTCCTTCTCCAGCAGGGAGTGGGGAGGATCAGCTCTTAGTTCGCAGCTGTGAGGAGGATCTGTTCCCTTTTCCCAGGAGTGGGGATGACCCACTCCCGGTTCCAGAGCCGGAATGA